Proteins co-encoded in one Balearica regulorum gibbericeps isolate bBalReg1 chromosome 24, bBalReg1.pri, whole genome shotgun sequence genomic window:
- the FBXL20 gene encoding F-box/LRR-repeat protein 20 isoform X1 — protein MGAAACGMFSNNDEAVINKKLPKELLLRIFSFLDVVTLCRCAQVSRAWNVLALDGSNWQRIDLFDFQRDIEGRVVENISKRCGGFLRKLSLRGCQGVGDNALRTFAQNCRNIEVLNLNGCTKITDATCTSLSKFCFKLRHLDLASCTSITNLSLKALSEGCPLLEQLYISWCDQVTKDGIQALVRGCGGLKALFLKGCTQLEDEALKYIGAHCPELVTLNLQTCLQITDDGLITICRGCHKLQSLCASGCCNITDAILNALGQNCPRLRILEVARCSQLTDVGFTTLARNCHELEKMDLEECVQITDSTLIQLSIHCPRLQVLSLSHCELITDDGIRHLGNGACAHDRLEVIELDNCPLITDASLEHLKSCHSLERIELYDCQQITRAGIKRLRTHLPNIKVHAYFAPVTPPPSVGGSRQRFCRCCIIL, from the exons ATGGGGGCGGCGGCCTGCGGG ATGTTCTCAAACAATGATGAAGCTGTGATCAACAAAAAACTTCcaaaagagctgctgcttcg aattttctctttcctggaTGTGGTCACTCTGTGTCGTTGTGCTCAAGTTTCCAGG GCATGGAATGTTCTGGCCCTGGATGGCAGTAACTGGCAGCGAATTGACCTGTTTGATTTCCAGAGGGATATTGAG GGCCGGGTAGTTGAGAATATTTCTAAAAGATGCGGGGGTTTCTTGCGGAAGTTGAGCCTGCGTGGCTGCCAAGGAGTGGGAGACAATGCATTAAG gacatttgcacaaaactgcagaaatattgAAGTATTGAACCTAAATGGCTGTACCAAGATCACAGATGC TACGTGTACGAGCCTCAGTAAGTTCTGCTTTAAACTCAGGCACCTTGATTTGGCTTCCTGCACTTCCATAACCAACCTGTCTCTGAAAGCGCTGAG CGAGGGATGCCCACTGCTGGAACAGCTGTATATCTCCTGGTGCGACCAAGTGACTAAGGACGGCATCCAGGCTCTGGTGAGAGGCTGTGGGGGACTCAAAGCCCTGTTTCTGAAAGGCTGCACGCAG cttgaGGATGAAGCTCTGAAATACATTGGTGCACATTGTCCCGAGTTGGTGACTTTAAACCTTCAAACGTGCTTA cAAATAACAGATGATGGTCTCATTACAATATGCAGAGGATGCCACAAGTTACAATCCTTGTGTGCTTCGGGCTGCTGTAACATCACAGATGCCATCTTGAATGCCCTGGGGCAGAACTGCCCACGGCTTAG AATATTAGAAGTTGCAAGGTGTTCTCAACTAACAGATGTGGGCTTTACCACTCTAGCTAGG AACTGCCATGAGCTTGAAAAAATGGACCTGGAAGAGTGTGTCCAG ataacaGACAGTACACTAATCCAGCTTTCCATACACTGTCCACGGCTTCAGGTTCTG AGTTTGTCCCACTGTGAGCTGATCACGGACGATGGGATTCGTCACTTGGGAAACGGCGCCTGCGCACACGACCGCTTGGAGGTGATCGAGCTGGACAACTGCCCTTTGATCACGGACGCCTCCCTGGAGCACCTGAAAAGCTGCCACAGCTTGGAGAGGATAGAACTGTACGACTGTCAGCAAATCACACGGGCAGGGATCAAGAGACTCAGG ACCCATTTACCCAATATTAAAGTCCATGCCTACTTCGCGCCTGTGACTCCACCTCCTTCGGTCGGGGGCAGCAGACAACGCTTCTGCAGATGTTGCATCATCCTATGA
- the FBXL20 gene encoding F-box/LRR-repeat protein 20 isoform X3, which yields MGAAACGMFSNNDEAVINKKLPKELLLRIFSFLDVVTLCRCAQVSRGRVVENISKRCGGFLRKLSLRGCQGVGDNALRTFAQNCRNIEVLNLNGCTKITDATCTSLSKFCFKLRHLDLASCTSITNLSLKALSEGCPLLEQLYISWCDQVTKDGIQALVRGCGGLKALFLKGCTQLEDEALKYIGAHCPELVTLNLQTCLQITDDGLITICRGCHKLQSLCASGCCNITDAILNALGQNCPRLRILEVARCSQLTDVGFTTLARNCHELEKMDLEECVQITDSTLIQLSIHCPRLQVLSLSHCELITDDGIRHLGNGACAHDRLEVIELDNCPLITDASLEHLKSCHSLERIELYDCQQITRAGIKRLRTHLPNIKVHAYFAPVTPPPSVGGSRQRFCRCCIIL from the exons ATGGGGGCGGCGGCCTGCGGG ATGTTCTCAAACAATGATGAAGCTGTGATCAACAAAAAACTTCcaaaagagctgctgcttcg aattttctctttcctggaTGTGGTCACTCTGTGTCGTTGTGCTCAAGTTTCCAGG GGCCGGGTAGTTGAGAATATTTCTAAAAGATGCGGGGGTTTCTTGCGGAAGTTGAGCCTGCGTGGCTGCCAAGGAGTGGGAGACAATGCATTAAG gacatttgcacaaaactgcagaaatattgAAGTATTGAACCTAAATGGCTGTACCAAGATCACAGATGC TACGTGTACGAGCCTCAGTAAGTTCTGCTTTAAACTCAGGCACCTTGATTTGGCTTCCTGCACTTCCATAACCAACCTGTCTCTGAAAGCGCTGAG CGAGGGATGCCCACTGCTGGAACAGCTGTATATCTCCTGGTGCGACCAAGTGACTAAGGACGGCATCCAGGCTCTGGTGAGAGGCTGTGGGGGACTCAAAGCCCTGTTTCTGAAAGGCTGCACGCAG cttgaGGATGAAGCTCTGAAATACATTGGTGCACATTGTCCCGAGTTGGTGACTTTAAACCTTCAAACGTGCTTA cAAATAACAGATGATGGTCTCATTACAATATGCAGAGGATGCCACAAGTTACAATCCTTGTGTGCTTCGGGCTGCTGTAACATCACAGATGCCATCTTGAATGCCCTGGGGCAGAACTGCCCACGGCTTAG AATATTAGAAGTTGCAAGGTGTTCTCAACTAACAGATGTGGGCTTTACCACTCTAGCTAGG AACTGCCATGAGCTTGAAAAAATGGACCTGGAAGAGTGTGTCCAG ataacaGACAGTACACTAATCCAGCTTTCCATACACTGTCCACGGCTTCAGGTTCTG AGTTTGTCCCACTGTGAGCTGATCACGGACGATGGGATTCGTCACTTGGGAAACGGCGCCTGCGCACACGACCGCTTGGAGGTGATCGAGCTGGACAACTGCCCTTTGATCACGGACGCCTCCCTGGAGCACCTGAAAAGCTGCCACAGCTTGGAGAGGATAGAACTGTACGACTGTCAGCAAATCACACGGGCAGGGATCAAGAGACTCAGG ACCCATTTACCCAATATTAAAGTCCATGCCTACTTCGCGCCTGTGACTCCACCTCCTTCGGTCGGGGGCAGCAGACAACGCTTCTGCAGATGTTGCATCATCCTATGA
- the FBXL20 gene encoding F-box/LRR-repeat protein 20 isoform X5, translated as MRREMNGVTKSRFEMFSNNDEAVINKKLPKELLLRIFSFLDVVTLCRCAQVSRGRVVENISKRCGGFLRKLSLRGCQGVGDNALRTFAQNCRNIEVLNLNGCTKITDATCTSLSKFCFKLRHLDLASCTSITNLSLKALSEGCPLLEQLYISWCDQVTKDGIQALVRGCGGLKALFLKGCTQLEDEALKYIGAHCPELVTLNLQTCLQITDDGLITICRGCHKLQSLCASGCCNITDAILNALGQNCPRLRILEVARCSQLTDVGFTTLARNCHELEKMDLEECVQITDSTLIQLSIHCPRLQVLSLSHCELITDDGIRHLGNGACAHDRLEVIELDNCPLITDASLEHLKSCHSLERIELYDCQQITRAGIKRLRTHLPNIKVHAYFAPVTPPPSVGGSRQRFCRCCIIL; from the exons atgCGGAGGGAGATGAACGGGGTCACTAAGAGCCGCTTTGAG ATGTTCTCAAACAATGATGAAGCTGTGATCAACAAAAAACTTCcaaaagagctgctgcttcg aattttctctttcctggaTGTGGTCACTCTGTGTCGTTGTGCTCAAGTTTCCAGG GGCCGGGTAGTTGAGAATATTTCTAAAAGATGCGGGGGTTTCTTGCGGAAGTTGAGCCTGCGTGGCTGCCAAGGAGTGGGAGACAATGCATTAAG gacatttgcacaaaactgcagaaatattgAAGTATTGAACCTAAATGGCTGTACCAAGATCACAGATGC TACGTGTACGAGCCTCAGTAAGTTCTGCTTTAAACTCAGGCACCTTGATTTGGCTTCCTGCACTTCCATAACCAACCTGTCTCTGAAAGCGCTGAG CGAGGGATGCCCACTGCTGGAACAGCTGTATATCTCCTGGTGCGACCAAGTGACTAAGGACGGCATCCAGGCTCTGGTGAGAGGCTGTGGGGGACTCAAAGCCCTGTTTCTGAAAGGCTGCACGCAG cttgaGGATGAAGCTCTGAAATACATTGGTGCACATTGTCCCGAGTTGGTGACTTTAAACCTTCAAACGTGCTTA cAAATAACAGATGATGGTCTCATTACAATATGCAGAGGATGCCACAAGTTACAATCCTTGTGTGCTTCGGGCTGCTGTAACATCACAGATGCCATCTTGAATGCCCTGGGGCAGAACTGCCCACGGCTTAG AATATTAGAAGTTGCAAGGTGTTCTCAACTAACAGATGTGGGCTTTACCACTCTAGCTAGG AACTGCCATGAGCTTGAAAAAATGGACCTGGAAGAGTGTGTCCAG ataacaGACAGTACACTAATCCAGCTTTCCATACACTGTCCACGGCTTCAGGTTCTG AGTTTGTCCCACTGTGAGCTGATCACGGACGATGGGATTCGTCACTTGGGAAACGGCGCCTGCGCACACGACCGCTTGGAGGTGATCGAGCTGGACAACTGCCCTTTGATCACGGACGCCTCCCTGGAGCACCTGAAAAGCTGCCACAGCTTGGAGAGGATAGAACTGTACGACTGTCAGCAAATCACACGGGCAGGGATCAAGAGACTCAGG ACCCATTTACCCAATATTAAAGTCCATGCCTACTTCGCGCCTGTGACTCCACCTCCTTCGGTCGGGGGCAGCAGACAACGCTTCTGCAGATGTTGCATCATCCTATGA
- the FBXL20 gene encoding F-box/LRR-repeat protein 20 isoform X2 translates to MRREMNGVTKSRFEMFSNNDEAVINKKLPKELLLRIFSFLDVVTLCRCAQVSRAWNVLALDGSNWQRIDLFDFQRDIEGRVVENISKRCGGFLRKLSLRGCQGVGDNALRTFAQNCRNIEVLNLNGCTKITDATCTSLSKFCFKLRHLDLASCTSITNLSLKALSEGCPLLEQLYISWCDQVTKDGIQALVRGCGGLKALFLKGCTQLEDEALKYIGAHCPELVTLNLQTCLQITDDGLITICRGCHKLQSLCASGCCNITDAILNALGQNCPRLRILEVARCSQLTDVGFTTLARNCHELEKMDLEECVQITDSTLIQLSIHCPRLQVLSLSHCELITDDGIRHLGNGACAHDRLEVIELDNCPLITDASLEHLKSCHSLERIELYDCQQITRAGIKRLRTHLPNIKVHAYFAPVTPPPSVGGSRQRFCRCCIIL, encoded by the exons atgCGGAGGGAGATGAACGGGGTCACTAAGAGCCGCTTTGAG ATGTTCTCAAACAATGATGAAGCTGTGATCAACAAAAAACTTCcaaaagagctgctgcttcg aattttctctttcctggaTGTGGTCACTCTGTGTCGTTGTGCTCAAGTTTCCAGG GCATGGAATGTTCTGGCCCTGGATGGCAGTAACTGGCAGCGAATTGACCTGTTTGATTTCCAGAGGGATATTGAG GGCCGGGTAGTTGAGAATATTTCTAAAAGATGCGGGGGTTTCTTGCGGAAGTTGAGCCTGCGTGGCTGCCAAGGAGTGGGAGACAATGCATTAAG gacatttgcacaaaactgcagaaatattgAAGTATTGAACCTAAATGGCTGTACCAAGATCACAGATGC TACGTGTACGAGCCTCAGTAAGTTCTGCTTTAAACTCAGGCACCTTGATTTGGCTTCCTGCACTTCCATAACCAACCTGTCTCTGAAAGCGCTGAG CGAGGGATGCCCACTGCTGGAACAGCTGTATATCTCCTGGTGCGACCAAGTGACTAAGGACGGCATCCAGGCTCTGGTGAGAGGCTGTGGGGGACTCAAAGCCCTGTTTCTGAAAGGCTGCACGCAG cttgaGGATGAAGCTCTGAAATACATTGGTGCACATTGTCCCGAGTTGGTGACTTTAAACCTTCAAACGTGCTTA cAAATAACAGATGATGGTCTCATTACAATATGCAGAGGATGCCACAAGTTACAATCCTTGTGTGCTTCGGGCTGCTGTAACATCACAGATGCCATCTTGAATGCCCTGGGGCAGAACTGCCCACGGCTTAG AATATTAGAAGTTGCAAGGTGTTCTCAACTAACAGATGTGGGCTTTACCACTCTAGCTAGG AACTGCCATGAGCTTGAAAAAATGGACCTGGAAGAGTGTGTCCAG ataacaGACAGTACACTAATCCAGCTTTCCATACACTGTCCACGGCTTCAGGTTCTG AGTTTGTCCCACTGTGAGCTGATCACGGACGATGGGATTCGTCACTTGGGAAACGGCGCCTGCGCACACGACCGCTTGGAGGTGATCGAGCTGGACAACTGCCCTTTGATCACGGACGCCTCCCTGGAGCACCTGAAAAGCTGCCACAGCTTGGAGAGGATAGAACTGTACGACTGTCAGCAAATCACACGGGCAGGGATCAAGAGACTCAGG ACCCATTTACCCAATATTAAAGTCCATGCCTACTTCGCGCCTGTGACTCCACCTCCTTCGGTCGGGGGCAGCAGACAACGCTTCTGCAGATGTTGCATCATCCTATGA
- the FBXL20 gene encoding F-box/LRR-repeat protein 20 isoform X4: protein MFSNNDEAVINKKLPKELLLRIFSFLDVVTLCRCAQVSRAWNVLALDGSNWQRIDLFDFQRDIEGRVVENISKRCGGFLRKLSLRGCQGVGDNALRTFAQNCRNIEVLNLNGCTKITDATCTSLSKFCFKLRHLDLASCTSITNLSLKALSEGCPLLEQLYISWCDQVTKDGIQALVRGCGGLKALFLKGCTQLEDEALKYIGAHCPELVTLNLQTCLQITDDGLITICRGCHKLQSLCASGCCNITDAILNALGQNCPRLRILEVARCSQLTDVGFTTLARNCHELEKMDLEECVQITDSTLIQLSIHCPRLQVLSLSHCELITDDGIRHLGNGACAHDRLEVIELDNCPLITDASLEHLKSCHSLERIELYDCQQITRAGIKRLRTHLPNIKVHAYFAPVTPPPSVGGSRQRFCRCCIIL, encoded by the exons ATGTTCTCAAACAATGATGAAGCTGTGATCAACAAAAAACTTCcaaaagagctgctgcttcg aattttctctttcctggaTGTGGTCACTCTGTGTCGTTGTGCTCAAGTTTCCAGG GCATGGAATGTTCTGGCCCTGGATGGCAGTAACTGGCAGCGAATTGACCTGTTTGATTTCCAGAGGGATATTGAG GGCCGGGTAGTTGAGAATATTTCTAAAAGATGCGGGGGTTTCTTGCGGAAGTTGAGCCTGCGTGGCTGCCAAGGAGTGGGAGACAATGCATTAAG gacatttgcacaaaactgcagaaatattgAAGTATTGAACCTAAATGGCTGTACCAAGATCACAGATGC TACGTGTACGAGCCTCAGTAAGTTCTGCTTTAAACTCAGGCACCTTGATTTGGCTTCCTGCACTTCCATAACCAACCTGTCTCTGAAAGCGCTGAG CGAGGGATGCCCACTGCTGGAACAGCTGTATATCTCCTGGTGCGACCAAGTGACTAAGGACGGCATCCAGGCTCTGGTGAGAGGCTGTGGGGGACTCAAAGCCCTGTTTCTGAAAGGCTGCACGCAG cttgaGGATGAAGCTCTGAAATACATTGGTGCACATTGTCCCGAGTTGGTGACTTTAAACCTTCAAACGTGCTTA cAAATAACAGATGATGGTCTCATTACAATATGCAGAGGATGCCACAAGTTACAATCCTTGTGTGCTTCGGGCTGCTGTAACATCACAGATGCCATCTTGAATGCCCTGGGGCAGAACTGCCCACGGCTTAG AATATTAGAAGTTGCAAGGTGTTCTCAACTAACAGATGTGGGCTTTACCACTCTAGCTAGG AACTGCCATGAGCTTGAAAAAATGGACCTGGAAGAGTGTGTCCAG ataacaGACAGTACACTAATCCAGCTTTCCATACACTGTCCACGGCTTCAGGTTCTG AGTTTGTCCCACTGTGAGCTGATCACGGACGATGGGATTCGTCACTTGGGAAACGGCGCCTGCGCACACGACCGCTTGGAGGTGATCGAGCTGGACAACTGCCCTTTGATCACGGACGCCTCCCTGGAGCACCTGAAAAGCTGCCACAGCTTGGAGAGGATAGAACTGTACGACTGTCAGCAAATCACACGGGCAGGGATCAAGAGACTCAGG ACCCATTTACCCAATATTAAAGTCCATGCCTACTTCGCGCCTGTGACTCCACCTCCTTCGGTCGGGGGCAGCAGACAACGCTTCTGCAGATGTTGCATCATCCTATGA
- the FBXL20 gene encoding F-box/LRR-repeat protein 20 isoform X6, whose translation MFSNNDEAVINKKLPKELLLRIFSFLDVVTLCRCAQVSRGRVVENISKRCGGFLRKLSLRGCQGVGDNALRTFAQNCRNIEVLNLNGCTKITDATCTSLSKFCFKLRHLDLASCTSITNLSLKALSEGCPLLEQLYISWCDQVTKDGIQALVRGCGGLKALFLKGCTQLEDEALKYIGAHCPELVTLNLQTCLQITDDGLITICRGCHKLQSLCASGCCNITDAILNALGQNCPRLRILEVARCSQLTDVGFTTLARNCHELEKMDLEECVQITDSTLIQLSIHCPRLQVLSLSHCELITDDGIRHLGNGACAHDRLEVIELDNCPLITDASLEHLKSCHSLERIELYDCQQITRAGIKRLRTHLPNIKVHAYFAPVTPPPSVGGSRQRFCRCCIIL comes from the exons ATGTTCTCAAACAATGATGAAGCTGTGATCAACAAAAAACTTCcaaaagagctgctgcttcg aattttctctttcctggaTGTGGTCACTCTGTGTCGTTGTGCTCAAGTTTCCAGG GGCCGGGTAGTTGAGAATATTTCTAAAAGATGCGGGGGTTTCTTGCGGAAGTTGAGCCTGCGTGGCTGCCAAGGAGTGGGAGACAATGCATTAAG gacatttgcacaaaactgcagaaatattgAAGTATTGAACCTAAATGGCTGTACCAAGATCACAGATGC TACGTGTACGAGCCTCAGTAAGTTCTGCTTTAAACTCAGGCACCTTGATTTGGCTTCCTGCACTTCCATAACCAACCTGTCTCTGAAAGCGCTGAG CGAGGGATGCCCACTGCTGGAACAGCTGTATATCTCCTGGTGCGACCAAGTGACTAAGGACGGCATCCAGGCTCTGGTGAGAGGCTGTGGGGGACTCAAAGCCCTGTTTCTGAAAGGCTGCACGCAG cttgaGGATGAAGCTCTGAAATACATTGGTGCACATTGTCCCGAGTTGGTGACTTTAAACCTTCAAACGTGCTTA cAAATAACAGATGATGGTCTCATTACAATATGCAGAGGATGCCACAAGTTACAATCCTTGTGTGCTTCGGGCTGCTGTAACATCACAGATGCCATCTTGAATGCCCTGGGGCAGAACTGCCCACGGCTTAG AATATTAGAAGTTGCAAGGTGTTCTCAACTAACAGATGTGGGCTTTACCACTCTAGCTAGG AACTGCCATGAGCTTGAAAAAATGGACCTGGAAGAGTGTGTCCAG ataacaGACAGTACACTAATCCAGCTTTCCATACACTGTCCACGGCTTCAGGTTCTG AGTTTGTCCCACTGTGAGCTGATCACGGACGATGGGATTCGTCACTTGGGAAACGGCGCCTGCGCACACGACCGCTTGGAGGTGATCGAGCTGGACAACTGCCCTTTGATCACGGACGCCTCCCTGGAGCACCTGAAAAGCTGCCACAGCTTGGAGAGGATAGAACTGTACGACTGTCAGCAAATCACACGGGCAGGGATCAAGAGACTCAGG ACCCATTTACCCAATATTAAAGTCCATGCCTACTTCGCGCCTGTGACTCCACCTCCTTCGGTCGGGGGCAGCAGACAACGCTTCTGCAGATGTTGCATCATCCTATGA